A section of the Anabaena cylindrica PCC 7122 genome encodes:
- a CDS encoding glycoside hydrolase family 10 protein, with translation MSETFLRWNGRQRIKSGLFAAMIVLSMVAVVMLSLPLNAQTAISQRTTSELRGVWLTNIDSDVLFESQSLQKSLQRLDDLNFNTVYPAVWNWGYTLYPSKVAAKVIGKSVDPTPGLQKRDMLKEIVSEGHKRGLTVIPWFEFGFMAPADSLLAKNRPQWLTSRSDGTKIVKEGTHERVWLSPFRPDVQSFIQDLIVEIVKNYDVDGIQFDDHFGLPSELGYDAYTVGLYKKEHRGKAPSKNPKDPEWVRWRANKITDFMKRVFIAIKANKKDCLVSVAPNPQRFSYEYFLADWQKWERMGLVEDLVLQIYRNDLNVFISELEYPEVKAAKSHIPVSIGILSGLKNKSVPMQQIKTQVEKVRDRNFAGVSFFFYETLWNLSQEKAPERQAGFRQIFPKPAGYPNLLTGWKP, from the coding sequence ATGAGTGAAACTTTTCTGAGATGGAATGGGCGACAACGGATAAAATCAGGGTTGTTTGCGGCTATGATTGTGCTGAGTATGGTAGCGGTGGTGATGCTATCTTTACCCTTGAATGCTCAAACTGCTATTTCTCAGCGGACAACATCCGAATTAAGGGGAGTGTGGTTAACCAATATTGACAGTGATGTTTTGTTTGAGAGCCAAAGCTTGCAGAAATCTCTACAACGCTTAGATGATCTGAACTTTAATACAGTTTATCCCGCTGTTTGGAATTGGGGTTATACACTTTATCCTAGCAAAGTTGCAGCTAAAGTAATCGGTAAATCCGTTGATCCCACACCGGGATTACAAAAGCGGGATATGCTCAAAGAGATTGTCAGCGAGGGGCATAAACGAGGCTTAACCGTCATTCCCTGGTTTGAATTTGGCTTTATGGCTCCTGCTGATTCTTTGTTAGCCAAAAATCGTCCCCAGTGGCTCACTAGTCGCAGTGATGGTACTAAAATTGTTAAAGAAGGTACACATGAGCGCGTTTGGCTCAGTCCTTTTCGTCCAGATGTCCAAAGTTTTATTCAAGACTTAATTGTAGAAATCGTCAAAAATTATGATGTTGACGGTATTCAATTTGATGACCATTTCGGCTTACCATCAGAATTAGGATATGATGCCTACACTGTAGGATTATACAAAAAAGAACATAGAGGGAAAGCGCCATCTAAAAACCCCAAAGATCCAGAATGGGTGCGCTGGAGAGCTAATAAAATCACCGATTTTATGAAGCGGGTATTTATAGCAATTAAAGCTAATAAAAAAGATTGTTTAGTTTCCGTTGCACCTAATCCTCAACGTTTTTCTTATGAATACTTTTTAGCAGATTGGCAGAAATGGGAAAGAATGGGGTTAGTTGAAGATCTAGTTTTGCAGATATATCGCAATGATTTAAATGTGTTTATCAGCGAATTAGAATACCCAGAAGTGAAAGCTGCGAAAAGCCATATTCCTGTCAGCATTGGTATATTGAGCGGCTTGAAAAATAAATCAGTTCCCATGCAACAGATTAAAACACAAGTAGAGAAAGTGCGCGATCGCAATTTTGCCGGAGTTTCCTTCTTCTTTTATGAAACCCTCTGGAACCTCAGCCAAGAAAAAGCCCCAGAACGTCAAGCAGGTTTCCGGCAAATCTTCCCCAAACCCGCAGGTTATCCTAACTTACTAACAGGCTGGAAACCATAG
- a CDS encoding glycosyltransferase family 2 protein, with product MTKITVCIPTFNRVQLLPYAIESVLNQSEQDFELIICDDGSSDDTPDLMSQYTDNRIKYIRHPQNIGKSNNMRSGFDAASGKYFIKFDDDDRLTPNFLSQTAAILEQDSSIDFVGTDHWIIDINNIRDEEATQENSHRWGRKNLPAGMVDNLLEVVFVRQSFQIGATLFRRKTLQELGFMMPNWQNCEDNDLFVRLAVAGKKGYYLPELLMEYRVHAEQQGINRAIPYLFDKIRYLESYKFEFEKLEKIRKSRLAESQLFLGLRLIEKGETQKGRELVLAGKSCSTAKAWTGLSLSFLPVGLRGWGFNFLRQVRG from the coding sequence ATGACTAAAATTACTGTTTGTATCCCTACTTTTAATCGCGTTCAACTTCTACCTTACGCAATTGAAAGTGTTCTCAATCAATCTGAGCAAGATTTTGAGTTAATTATTTGTGATGACGGTTCTAGTGATGACACACCGGATTTGATGTCACAATACACAGATAACCGTATTAAATATATTCGTCATCCGCAAAATATCGGCAAAAGTAATAATATGCGTTCAGGCTTTGATGCGGCCAGTGGTAAATATTTTATTAAATTTGATGATGATGATCGGTTAACACCTAATTTTTTATCACAGACTGCGGCGATATTAGAACAAGATTCTAGTATTGATTTTGTGGGTACAGACCATTGGATAATTGATATTAATAACATTCGGGATGAGGAAGCAACTCAAGAAAATTCTCATCGTTGGGGTAGGAAAAATTTACCAGCAGGTATGGTAGATAATTTATTAGAAGTTGTGTTTGTGCGCCAAAGTTTTCAAATTGGAGCAACTTTGTTTCGCCGTAAAACTTTGCAAGAATTAGGTTTTATGATGCCTAATTGGCAAAATTGCGAAGATAATGATTTATTTGTGCGGTTAGCTGTAGCTGGGAAAAAGGGTTATTATTTACCAGAATTATTAATGGAATATCGGGTTCATGCAGAACAGCAGGGTATTAATCGAGCTATTCCTTATTTATTTGATAAAATCCGATATTTAGAAAGTTATAAGTTTGAGTTTGAGAAATTAGAGAAGATTAGGAAAAGTCGTCTAGCAGAATCGCAGTTGTTTTTAGGTTTGCGTTTGATTGAAAAGGGTGAGACTCAAAAGGGAAGAGAGTTAGTTTTGGCTGGTAAGTCTTGTTCTACTGCTAAGGCTTGGACTGGTTTAAGTTTATCTTTTTTACCTGTTGGGTTAAGAGGTTGGGGGTTTAATTTTTTACGCCAAGTGCGGGGGTGA
- a CDS encoding helix-turn-helix domain-containing protein, translating to MNIQKFIQRAEVLNNRLADLYQTATVLPFIPSDLLPDAFKDLYSTSKMVQLAVEELYQQNEELIETRNLLETERQHYQDLFEFAPDAYLVTNPKGIIKQANTAAAQLLNISSTFLVGKPIITFINREQHPYFYDELIQIFKSLQVRKLLLPFNPRDGDSFNASVTVKAISNKHGKLTNYYWLIHKTYEYQQEQSTTLDNHSHLIENLPVHKYSQGDTIPLYSQLIWYVRQGLVKLNTFCETGKEVLTGLATAGMVFGSSMTSLSIYQATALKDVELVSINISEINVLPNLSHILLPKIQQRLQQTESFLFIAGRGRVQDRLQHLLELLKDQLGEPVPEGTRLTFRFTHEEIASACCTTRVTITRLLSQLQQQGFISFDAKKHIIIKNSP from the coding sequence ATGAATATACAAAAATTTATTCAACGAGCAGAAGTATTAAACAACCGTTTAGCAGACTTGTACCAGACCGCTACTGTATTGCCTTTTATTCCCTCTGATCTGCTACCAGACGCGTTTAAAGACCTATACAGCACCTCAAAAATGGTACAACTGGCAGTTGAGGAACTTTATCAACAAAATGAAGAACTAATCGAAACACGCAACTTGTTGGAAACAGAACGCCAACACTACCAAGATTTGTTTGAATTTGCACCAGATGCCTATTTAGTCACTAATCCAAAAGGTATCATCAAACAAGCCAACACAGCCGCAGCACAGTTACTCAATATTTCTTCAACTTTTCTGGTTGGTAAACCAATAATTACTTTCATCAACCGCGAACAACACCCGTACTTTTATGATGAACTGATCCAAATATTCAAATCCCTACAAGTCCGAAAATTATTATTACCTTTCAATCCAAGAGATGGTGATTCTTTTAATGCTTCTGTAACTGTGAAAGCCATCTCCAATAAGCATGGAAAACTTACTAATTATTACTGGTTAATACATAAAACTTATGAGTATCAGCAAGAACAATCAACAACTCTTGATAATCACAGTCACTTAATTGAAAATCTTCCTGTACATAAATATTCTCAAGGAGACACTATTCCCCTCTACTCGCAATTAATTTGGTATGTGCGTCAGGGTTTAGTAAAGCTCAATACATTTTGTGAAACAGGTAAAGAAGTGCTGACGGGGTTAGCAACCGCAGGAATGGTTTTTGGCTCTAGTATGACATCTCTATCCATTTACCAAGCTACAGCCCTGAAAGACGTGGAATTAGTCTCAATCAATATATCAGAAATCAACGTTTTGCCTAACCTAAGTCACATCCTGTTACCCAAGATTCAACAGCGATTACAACAAACAGAATCTTTTTTATTTATTGCTGGCAGAGGACGAGTACAGGACAGATTACAGCATTTATTAGAACTTTTAAAAGACCAACTTGGGGAACCAGTTCCAGAAGGAACTCGCCTCACTTTTCGCTTCACTCATGAAGAGATTGCTAGTGCTTGCTGCACCACCAGAGTCACAATTACAAGACTACTCAGTCAATTACAACAACAAGGTTTTATTAGTTTTGATGCTAAAAAACATATTATTATCAAAAATTCGCCTTAA
- a CDS encoding Uma2 family endonuclease produces MQPNIIMTDDQFFDFCQLNRDLRIERNHLGDLLIMSPTDSETGERNFNLIGELGIWTKQDSTGVGFGSSGGFTLPNGAVRSTDAAWINKARWEAIPVEQRKKFAPICPDFVVELRSETDSLKTLQEKMQEYIENGVKLGWLLDRKQRKVFIYRPDQLVEELDNPKTLNGENILPGFVLDLREIW; encoded by the coding sequence ATGCAACCAAATATCATCATGACTGATGATCAATTTTTTGATTTCTGTCAATTAAACCGTGATTTGAGAATTGAACGTAATCACCTGGGAGATTTATTAATTATGTCACCTACAGATTCAGAAACAGGTGAACGTAATTTTAATTTAATTGGTGAATTAGGTATTTGGACAAAGCAAGATAGTACAGGAGTAGGTTTTGGTTCTAGCGGCGGTTTTACCTTACCGAATGGTGCAGTGCGTTCGACCGATGCAGCATGGATAAATAAAGCCAGATGGGAAGCAATACCAGTAGAACAAAGAAAGAAATTTGCACCTATTTGTCCTGATTTTGTTGTTGAATTGCGTTCAGAAACAGATAGTTTAAAAACATTACAAGAAAAGATGCAAGAGTATATTGAAAATGGTGTTAAATTAGGTTGGTTACTCGATAGAAAACAACGGAAAGTATTTATTTATCGTCCTGACCAACTTGTGGAAGAATTAGATAATCCAAAAACATTAAACGGTGAAAATATTTTACCGGGATTTGTTTTAGACTTAAGAGAAATTTGGTAA
- a CDS encoding AAA family ATPase, with the protein MPLGISMIADYGSKLQNIFQAITSNSNESDVEQKVIVPLLRILGYSSEDWQSQVVVLQSKLDFLVGQPDSALIKPAYLVIEVKAPNKNIARSVWQINNYIRRTGAVLGLLTNGYEFRIFYNYEEKITTICEYSQIMLVNENSFFYRILSKNTYLAFNASLYKNQQKVRLNFLNLISKAVEQEDMLRLFHKGKISPTQIQEPSEKKPLIPETTEERKAMIITVFNNKGGVGKTTTTINLAAALNKLGKRVLLIDIDAQANLTMGLGIDPLDDVEQQGKKDITHLLTEPRTSVEDTVIHKQWDDVELDIIPSHIRLSDMEATLVNTPDIDRVLEKKLRKYRNQYDYVLIDPPPSFGKANTISLMASSGVLIPTQLAPYPIRALEYVIKRAFAVEETKDEILPILGIAVSMYNRAAPKIAENMKQQISEVIAKVSNGKNVELFPQDTWIPNLSIVANTPNKGYPLCFAEFDRELSSKDKESAQDSFICYTQLAKHLVSVTKHKHQE; encoded by the coding sequence ATGCCTCTCGGTATTAGTATGATTGCTGATTATGGTTCTAAGCTGCAAAACATTTTTCAAGCGATTACCTCGAATAGTAACGAATCTGATGTAGAGCAAAAGGTTATAGTTCCTCTATTGCGTATCCTTGGTTACAGCAGTGAAGATTGGCAGTCTCAAGTAGTAGTTCTACAATCTAAGCTTGACTTCTTAGTAGGTCAGCCAGACTCAGCTTTAATAAAACCAGCTTATTTAGTTATCGAAGTAAAAGCACCAAACAAGAATATTGCCCGCAGTGTTTGGCAAATTAATAACTATATACGTCGAACTGGTGCTGTTCTTGGTCTATTAACCAACGGCTATGAATTTCGTATATTTTATAACTATGAAGAAAAGATCACGACAATTTGTGAATATTCACAAATTATGTTGGTTAATGAAAATAGTTTTTTTTACAGAATTTTATCCAAAAACACTTATTTAGCATTCAATGCTAGTTTATACAAAAATCAACAAAAGGTTCGATTGAACTTTTTGAATTTAATCTCAAAAGCAGTGGAGCAAGAAGATATGTTGCGCTTATTTCACAAAGGTAAGATTTCTCCCACCCAAATACAAGAACCCAGTGAAAAGAAACCATTAATACCAGAAACTACAGAAGAACGGAAAGCAATGATTATTACTGTATTTAATAACAAAGGTGGAGTCGGTAAAACTACAACAACTATTAACCTTGCTGCGGCTCTTAACAAGTTGGGTAAGCGGGTTTTACTAATTGATATTGATGCTCAGGCTAACCTAACAATGGGATTAGGAATAGATCCTTTAGATGATGTGGAACAGCAAGGTAAGAAAGATATTACCCATCTCCTGACTGAACCAAGAACTAGTGTAGAAGATACAGTTATTCATAAACAATGGGATGATGTTGAACTAGATATTATTCCATCTCATATTCGTTTGAGTGATATGGAAGCGACATTAGTTAATACACCTGATATTGATCGTGTATTAGAAAAGAAGCTTAGGAAATATCGTAATCAGTACGATTATGTTTTAATTGATCCACCGCCATCTTTTGGTAAAGCTAATACTATTTCATTAATGGCTTCATCAGGAGTATTGATACCTACCCAGTTAGCTCCTTACCCGATCAGAGCATTAGAATATGTTATTAAAAGAGCTTTTGCAGTTGAGGAAACTAAAGATGAAATTTTGCCAATTTTAGGTATTGCAGTCAGTATGTATAATAGAGCAGCACCTAAGATTGCTGAAAATATGAAACAACAAATTTCTGAGGTTATAGCTAAGGTATCTAATGGTAAAAATGTAGAATTATTTCCTCAAGATACATGGATTCCCAACCTGAGTATAGTTGCAAATACACCTAATAAAGGATATCCACTTTGTTTTGCAGAGTTTGATCGTGAATTAAGTTCTAAAGATAAAGAATCTGCACAAGATTCTTTTATATGCTATACCCAATTAGCCAAACATTTGGTTTCTGTTACTAAACATAAACATCAGGAGTAA
- a CDS encoding efflux RND transporter periplasmic adaptor subunit, with the protein MTSPEPQTDFEDIPQPSFEPPPPSRRWLRLLLALVLVIGGGSAIAWKLLTPNQNPAAANAQLPAVKVKLSTVQTGTVEDATEYIASLESRRSVNLQPRIQGQVAQIFVRSGDPVVAGASIMQIDARQQQAAVNSLSAAGQASQAQLENARATLKSLQAERLANVADVRLNQQDYDRYSELAAQGAVSRQTKDQYANRLATAKAQLGAIDSRIQAQQATISQAEKSLLQADANVRQQQVELQYYKITAPFNGTVGDVPIKVGDFVSTSTPLATITQNRPLEVNIPVPLERGSQLRQGLPVELITAQGQILGTTEVFFISPSISNNSQSILVKALYNNSAGQLRADQLIRARVIWDQRSGVLIPTTAVSRIAGENFVFVAQTEKSPEGASQLIAKQKRVKLGNIKGNDYQVIEGLKVDEKLIVSGIQNLRDGLPIMPE; encoded by the coding sequence ATGACATCTCCTGAGCCTCAAACTGATTTTGAAGATATTCCCCAGCCATCATTTGAGCCACCGCCACCATCAAGACGGTGGCTACGCTTATTGTTAGCTTTAGTCCTAGTAATTGGGGGTGGAAGTGCGATCGCTTGGAAGTTGCTAACTCCTAACCAAAATCCAGCCGCAGCTAATGCTCAACTCCCAGCAGTAAAAGTCAAACTATCGACAGTGCAAACAGGCACAGTTGAGGATGCTACAGAATATATTGCCAGTCTAGAATCTAGACGCTCAGTCAATCTCCAACCCAGAATTCAAGGTCAAGTCGCCCAAATATTTGTAAGATCAGGAGATCCTGTCGTAGCTGGTGCATCCATTATGCAAATAGATGCTAGACAGCAACAAGCCGCAGTAAATAGTTTGTCTGCTGCTGGTCAAGCTTCTCAGGCACAACTAGAAAATGCTCGCGCTACCCTCAAATCTCTGCAAGCAGAACGCCTAGCCAATGTGGCTGATGTGCGCTTAAATCAGCAAGATTATGATCGCTACTCTGAATTAGCCGCACAAGGGGCAGTATCTCGTCAAACTAAAGATCAATATGCTAATAGGCTGGCTACAGCGAAAGCCCAACTAGGAGCTATAGATTCTCGAATTCAAGCCCAGCAAGCGACCATATCTCAGGCAGAAAAATCCTTACTACAAGCTGATGCTAATGTCAGACAACAACAAGTAGAACTTCAGTATTACAAAATTACTGCTCCCTTTAATGGTACCGTCGGCGATGTCCCGATTAAAGTAGGCGATTTTGTCAGTACTTCCACACCATTAGCTACTATCACTCAAAATCGACCTTTAGAAGTTAACATCCCTGTTCCCCTAGAACGAGGTTCCCAATTACGTCAGGGATTACCAGTGGAATTGATTACCGCCCAAGGTCAAATTCTTGGTACTACAGAAGTATTTTTTATCTCTCCAAGCATCAGTAATAATTCTCAATCAATACTCGTTAAAGCACTTTATAACAATTCCGCAGGTCAACTACGGGCAGATCAATTAATTCGAGCCAGAGTGATTTGGGATCAACGTTCTGGAGTTTTGATTCCCACAACGGCCGTATCTCGGATAGCCGGAGAAAACTTTGTGTTTGTAGCTCAAACAGAAAAATCTCCTGAAGGTGCTTCTCAATTAATAGCCAAGCAAAAGCGAGTGAAACTGGGCAATATCAAAGGTAATGATTACCAAGTAATTGAAGGATTGAAAGTAGATGAAAAACTAATCGTCTCCGGAATCCAAAACCTCAGAGATGGACTACCGATAATGCCTGAGTGA
- a CDS encoding ParA family protein, whose protein sequence is MGYVIATANMKGGVGKTTLTVNIATCLAKNHGKKVLVLDLDSQISATLSVMSPVEFAKRRKQRKTFRYLIDEIINPDPNAKLTIHDIVYPQVCNLPGLDMLPGDIDLYDEFVVSEMLHNQSVALGENDFETIWNRFERVLIRDILKPVRDEYDFILLDCAPGYNLMTRSALATSDFYILPAKPEPLSVVGIQLLERRIAQLKDSHEHEAKIDIKMLGIVFSMYSSNLLNGRYYKQVMHRVVEDFGVEKICKAQIPVDVNVAKAVDSFMPVSLLSPNTAGSKAFMQLTQELLQKL, encoded by the coding sequence ATGGGATATGTAATTGCAACTGCAAATATGAAAGGTGGTGTGGGTAAAACTACGCTTACGGTCAATATTGCTACTTGTTTAGCCAAAAATCACGGAAAAAAGGTACTTGTTTTAGATTTAGATAGTCAAATTAGTGCCACACTTAGTGTTATGTCACCAGTAGAGTTTGCTAAACGTCGCAAACAAAGAAAAACTTTTCGGTATTTAATAGATGAGATTATTAACCCTGATCCTAATGCTAAATTGACGATTCATGATATTGTTTATCCCCAAGTTTGTAATCTCCCAGGGTTGGATATGTTACCTGGTGATATTGACTTATATGATGAATTTGTTGTTTCGGAAATGCTACATAATCAGTCTGTAGCTTTGGGTGAAAATGACTTTGAAACTATTTGGAATCGCTTTGAAAGAGTTTTAATTAGAGATATTCTCAAACCAGTGCGTGATGAATATGATTTTATTCTCTTAGATTGCGCCCCTGGTTATAATCTCATGACTCGTAGTGCTTTAGCTACAAGTGATTTTTATATTCTCCCAGCTAAACCAGAACCGTTGTCTGTGGTAGGAATTCAACTGTTAGAAAGACGTATTGCCCAATTAAAAGATAGTCATGAACATGAAGCAAAGATAGATATCAAAATGTTAGGAATTGTCTTTAGTATGTACAGTTCTAATTTATTGAATGGTAGATATTATAAACAGGTAATGCACCGGGTTGTAGAAGATTTTGGTGTTGAGAAAATCTGTAAAGCACAAATTCCAGTTGATGTAAATGTGGCTAAGGCTGTTGATAGTTTTATGCCTGTTTCTTTGCTGAGTCCAAATACTGCTGGTTCTAAGGCTTTTATGCAATTGACTCAGGAATTGTTGCAGAAGTTGTAA
- a CDS encoding site-2 protease family protein: MFTSSETPIIAAVVLVAFGILGWGFYRAKPFGKLGILAWLQSVVLMAPWLLFFGCFAAGIYINIAGVLLLLVASTGVYIFLGKQLRDAGQDAILKQRATERLAAETSEAANSPKNGNNSAVVAELKPEEMTIPEEDLHTIKGIFGIDTFFATETIPYQEGAIFKGNLRGEPEEVHNRLTKSLQGRLGDKYRLFLVENTDGKPVMIVLPSRNDPRPMQLPQKVFAVILLLATIATSLEASGLLLNFDLFSSPSRFPEALPIGLGICTILIAHEIGHWILAQRHQVRLSLPFFLPAVQIGSFGAITRFESLLPNRKALFDIALAGPAFGGIVSLLMLVTGLLLSHPGSLFQLPNQFFQGSILVGSLARVVLGAAVKAPLVNVHPLVIIGWLGLVITALNLMPAGQLDGGRIVQAIYGRKTAGRATFATLALLALVSLGNTLAMYWAIVIFFLQRDAERPSLNEVTEPDDARAALGLLALFLMISTLLPLTPSLAGRLGIG, from the coding sequence ATGTTTACTTCATCAGAAACTCCTATAATTGCAGCAGTTGTGCTAGTCGCTTTCGGCATTTTGGGTTGGGGCTTTTATCGAGCCAAACCCTTTGGTAAGCTGGGAATCTTAGCCTGGTTACAGTCGGTAGTATTGATGGCTCCTTGGCTGCTGTTCTTTGGCTGCTTTGCCGCTGGCATTTATATCAATATAGCGGGTGTATTGTTGTTGCTGGTAGCTTCAACCGGGGTGTATATTTTCTTGGGTAAACAGTTACGTGATGCTGGTCAAGATGCCATTCTCAAGCAACGAGCCACAGAAAGACTCGCGGCTGAAACCTCAGAAGCAGCAAATTCCCCAAAAAATGGCAACAATTCCGCAGTAGTTGCAGAACTGAAACCAGAAGAAATGACAATACCAGAAGAAGATTTGCATACCATTAAAGGTATTTTTGGTATTGACACATTTTTTGCTACCGAGACTATTCCTTATCAAGAAGGAGCAATTTTCAAAGGTAATTTACGAGGAGAACCAGAAGAAGTTCACAACCGACTCACTAAAAGTTTACAGGGACGTTTAGGTGATAAATATCGCCTGTTTTTAGTTGAGAACACTGATGGTAAACCTGTAATGATTGTTTTGCCTAGTCGCAATGATCCACGTCCCATGCAGTTACCCCAAAAGGTATTTGCAGTGATTTTGTTATTAGCAACTATCGCCACTAGTTTAGAAGCATCAGGTTTATTACTGAATTTTGATTTATTCTCCAGCCCATCACGTTTTCCTGAAGCTTTGCCTATTGGTTTGGGCATATGTACAATTTTGATAGCCCATGAAATTGGTCATTGGATATTGGCGCAGCGTCACCAAGTCCGTTTGAGTTTACCGTTTTTTCTACCAGCTGTACAAATTGGCTCTTTTGGGGCAATTACCAGGTTTGAGTCTCTTTTACCTAATCGCAAGGCGTTATTTGATATTGCTTTGGCAGGGCCAGCTTTTGGCGGGATTGTTTCTTTGCTAATGTTGGTGACAGGCTTGTTGCTTTCCCATCCAGGTAGTTTATTTCAGTTGCCAAATCAGTTTTTTCAAGGCTCGATTTTGGTGGGTAGTTTGGCGCGGGTTGTGCTAGGTGCGGCTGTAAAAGCACCTTTAGTAAATGTCCATCCCCTAGTCATCATTGGTTGGTTGGGGTTGGTGATTACGGCTTTAAACTTAATGCCTGCTGGACAATTAGATGGGGGTCGTATTGTACAGGCAATTTATGGACGCAAAACCGCAGGAAGGGCTACGTTTGCGACTTTAGCTTTGCTGGCGTTGGTGTCTCTGGGTAATACTTTAGCGATGTATTGGGCGATCGTCATTTTCTTTTTACAAAGGGATGCAGAACGCCCCAGTTTAAATGAAGTCACTGAACCGGATGATGCTAGAGCCGCTTTGGGTCTTTTAGCTCTGTTCTTGATGATTAGCACTCTTTTACCTTTAACACCCTCTTTAGCTGGACGTTTGGGAATAGGTTGA
- a CDS encoding glycosyltransferase family 4 protein, with product MKILMLSSTFPYPPTRGGTQVRTFNLLKHLSQRHNITLVTQRESDVTDAEIADLRDCVDNLVVFERPPDEGKTAGLVEKIQRLGTFLLKGTPPSVLNRYSLEMQQWVDNFVEAGKCDVITCEHSVNEIYIRPHFQKYIKTLVNVHSSVYGTCLNQLATGTSENKFRDKINLPLLRRYEQSYCAKFSNIVVTTAEDKQQLQQFNSNAGIAVIPNGVDLVTFPNRPSDPGGNRIIFIGAMDNLANIDSVCFFSNEVLPEIQKKYPSTTFDIVGSRPVAEVLALKEKPGINVVGRVPSMAEYLHKSTICVVPMRTGFGIKNKTLEAMAAGIPIVGSDRGLEGLTVDAQTTPLRALRANQPAEYIAAISQLFEQPELRFQLSANARKLVETEFTWEIAGQYYEQICQGEA from the coding sequence ATGAAAATCCTTATGCTATCTTCAACCTTTCCCTATCCACCAACACGGGGGGGAACGCAGGTAAGAACCTTTAATTTACTGAAGCACCTCAGTCAACGCCATAATATTACTTTAGTAACTCAGCGTGAGTCTGATGTGACAGATGCTGAAATAGCAGATTTACGAGATTGCGTAGATAACTTAGTCGTTTTTGAACGTCCCCCAGATGAGGGAAAAACAGCAGGATTAGTAGAAAAAATCCAGAGATTGGGTACGTTTTTGCTAAAAGGAACACCCCCAAGTGTCCTCAACCGCTACTCACTTGAGATGCAACAGTGGGTTGATAACTTTGTTGAAGCTGGTAAATGTGATGTAATTACCTGTGAACATAGCGTCAATGAAATTTATATTCGTCCCCATTTTCAAAAGTATATAAAAACTCTTGTTAATGTTCATAGTTCTGTTTATGGTACTTGTTTAAATCAATTGGCAACTGGTACATCTGAAAATAAATTTAGAGATAAAATTAATCTGCCTTTATTGCGTCGCTATGAGCAAAGTTATTGTGCAAAATTCTCGAATATTGTAGTTACTACAGCAGAAGATAAACAACAACTGCAACAGTTTAATTCTAACGCTGGAATAGCTGTTATTCCCAATGGTGTAGACTTAGTTACCTTTCCTAATCGTCCTTCAGATCCGGGAGGAAATCGAATAATTTTTATCGGGGCGATGGATAATTTAGCTAATATTGATTCTGTCTGTTTTTTCAGCAATGAAGTCTTACCAGAAATTCAAAAAAAATATCCATCTACAACATTTGATATTGTCGGTTCTCGTCCTGTAGCAGAAGTTTTAGCACTCAAAGAAAAACCAGGCATTAATGTGGTTGGACGTGTACCTTCAATGGCAGAATATTTGCATAAATCGACAATTTGCGTTGTGCCAATGCGGACAGGATTTGGTATAAAAAATAAAACGCTAGAAGCGATGGCTGCGGGTATACCGATAGTTGGGAGCGATCGCGGTTTAGAAGGACTAACTGTAGATGCTCAAACAACCCCACTACGGGCATTACGCGCCAATCAACCCGCAGAATACATAGCTGCTATTTCTCAACTTTTTGAACAGCCAGAACTCCGATTTCAACTCTCTGCTAACGCCAGAAAACTAGTAGAAACCGAATTCACTTGGGAAATTGCCGGTCAATACTATGAACAAATCTGCCAAGGAGAAGCGTAA